The following are encoded in a window of Candidatus Kapaibacterium sp. genomic DNA:
- a CDS encoding endonuclease MutS2: MLKDEVLTNFDNPYDEAVLSNSMNELEFSSVLNFVSRYAYSDLGVSLIKGLKPNTDLFSLNNEINLVESLKQLYFSGLKVPFEGLTDVKHKIYKAAIENAVLSSSEVLAVHDVIRAFRIIAKFFDDRREQFPLLYEFVEHLYLNKLLEKHITEAIDDNGDIRDTATKELYDIRRKITQKSQHLRTRLQKILRHVQDEDMTREDFYTVREGRFVLPIKAENKRALPGIIHGISQTGSTVFLEPSEIIELNNELSLLHNDELREMHRILSNLTNEIGKDSHLLIASLDIVAHLDSMTARAKYAVDFGGIKPNVNDEDYIYLKDIRHPLLVHAKGAKKVMPLTIEFTKDTRGHLISGPNAGGKTVALKSIGLNILMALSGIFPLGDCRTNFRTVFAAIGDHQSLENDLSTFSSQILNLKKILESCGNESLILVDEIGSGTDPQEGAALACGVLDSFINIKLFFVVTTHQSSLKTYALNNPVIANASLEFDDVKLVPTYHFLSGIPGNSYAFVLARNIGISELVLERAQKYLGSRQSELESSITLLQKYKTESQNLKNELEKEKLTFAKLNSEYEAKLTEIKLKKKDLISDAKLEAFEIVNKANSLVENTIKEIKESQKPVGEIKKGYEDAKTSLKAQVEKEVKKVLVEVATETDFSPGDNVIMIDNNSSGSIVLVDKEDKMAVVEFNGFKFRLPFDRIKKGQTPKEKKSSASQYVKFDAESRIDIRGRRAEESMRMIDEFISEALMTNLERITIIHGKGTGALKHAVHEFLKFHPSIKSFKLGELVEGGAGVTIAEL; encoded by the coding sequence ATGCTTAAAGATGAAGTTTTAACCAATTTCGATAATCCTTACGACGAAGCTGTTCTGAGCAATTCTATGAATGAATTGGAATTCAGTTCAGTTTTGAATTTCGTTTCTCGATACGCATATTCAGATTTGGGAGTGAGTCTAATCAAAGGACTCAAACCAAATACTGATTTGTTCTCCTTGAATAATGAAATCAATCTTGTCGAATCGCTTAAGCAACTATATTTTAGCGGTCTGAAAGTCCCTTTCGAAGGTCTAACGGACGTAAAGCATAAGATTTACAAAGCGGCTATCGAAAATGCAGTCTTGTCCTCATCTGAGGTATTGGCTGTGCATGATGTCATTCGTGCTTTCCGTATTATCGCAAAGTTTTTCGATGACAGAAGGGAACAATTTCCATTGCTTTACGAATTTGTCGAACACCTCTACTTAAATAAATTACTCGAAAAACACATAACTGAAGCTATTGATGATAATGGCGATATTCGTGATACTGCCACTAAGGAACTCTACGATATTCGTCGCAAAATCACCCAAAAATCGCAACATCTAAGAACTCGTTTGCAGAAAATTCTCCGCCATGTACAAGATGAAGACATGACTCGTGAAGATTTTTATACTGTTCGCGAAGGTCGTTTTGTATTACCTATCAAGGCTGAAAACAAAAGGGCATTGCCGGGTATTATCCATGGCATTTCGCAAACAGGCTCGACAGTGTTTTTGGAACCTTCAGAAATCATCGAGTTGAACAATGAATTGTCATTGCTGCATAATGATGAATTACGCGAAATGCACAGAATACTATCCAATTTGACAAACGAAATCGGCAAAGATAGCCATTTATTGATAGCATCGCTCGACATCGTTGCCCACTTGGATTCGATGACTGCACGAGCAAAATATGCCGTTGACTTTGGCGGAATCAAGCCAAATGTAAACGACGAAGATTATATTTATCTTAAAGACATAAGACACCCGCTGCTTGTTCATGCAAAAGGCGCCAAAAAAGTCATGCCTTTGACGATTGAATTCACCAAAGATACACGAGGACACTTAATTTCCGGTCCTAATGCCGGTGGCAAGACGGTTGCACTCAAAAGCATTGGTTTGAATATTCTAATGGCATTGAGCGGTATTTTCCCACTTGGCGATTGCAGGACAAACTTCCGAACTGTTTTTGCTGCAATTGGAGACCACCAATCTTTAGAAAACGACCTCAGCACATTCAGTTCGCAGATATTAAACTTAAAAAAAATCCTCGAATCTTGCGGGAATGAATCTCTCATCTTGGTTGACGAAATCGGCTCGGGAACTGACCCACAAGAGGGCGCTGCACTTGCATGTGGAGTCTTGGATAGTTTCATCAACATAAAGCTGTTTTTTGTTGTGACAACGCACCAATCATCACTTAAAACTTATGCCTTGAATAATCCGGTAATTGCCAACGCTTCTTTAGAATTTGACGATGTCAAACTCGTTCCAACTTATCACTTCCTATCAGGAATTCCTGGCAATTCTTATGCTTTTGTATTAGCTCGTAATATTGGTATTTCGGAACTTGTGCTCGAAAGAGCCCAAAAATATCTTGGCTCGCGCCAATCTGAACTCGAATCGAGCATTACGCTCTTGCAAAAATATAAAACCGAAAGCCAAAACTTGAAAAATGAGCTCGAAAAGGAAAAATTGACTTTTGCAAAGTTGAATTCCGAATACGAAGCCAAACTTACCGAAATCAAGCTCAAGAAGAAAGATTTGATTTCGGACGCCAAACTCGAAGCATTCGAAATCGTTAACAAAGCCAATTCATTGGTCGAAAATACGATAAAAGAAATTAAAGAATCCCAAAAGCCTGTTGGTGAGATTAAAAAGGGCTACGAAGATGCCAAAACATCGCTTAAAGCTCAAGTAGAAAAAGAAGTCAAAAAGGTGCTTGTCGAAGTCGCTACCGAAACTGATTTCTCACCTGGCGATAACGTCATAATGATTGACAATAATTCAAGCGGCTCGATTGTATTGGTGGACAAAGAGGATAAGATGGCAGTCGTCGAATTTAACGGGTTCAAATTCAGATTACCATTCGACAGAATCAAAAAAGGCCAAACTCCAAAAGAGAAGAAGTCCTCTGCGTCGCAATACGTAAAGTTCGATGCCGAATCCCGAATTGATATTCGTGGCAGAAGGGCTGAGGAATCAATGCGAATGATAGACGAATTTATATCGGAAGCACTAATGACAAATTTGGAACGTATAACTATTATTCACGGAAAAGGGACCGGTGCTCTCAAACATGCAGTGCATGAGTTTTTGAAATTTCATCCATCAATCAAATCTTTCAAATTGGGTGAATTAGTAGAAGGCGGAGCAGGAGTTACGATAGCCGAGCTTTGA
- a CDS encoding LD-carboxypeptidase — translation MDRRKFITASTAWLAASSLMAHDKSGSRFDPQTNSMSAHTKGIVKPKGIYPGGTIAITAPASPTSMYEIRNGLRFFKDMGCKIELGSSIKNQKNENRYLSGTDQQRADEFMGFVERPEIEAIIAARGGFGTIRMLDLLDYNIIAANPKIIMGFSDVTALLNAIRIKSSLVTYHGPVASMSFDNFTRTNLRQLIFSEHAVQFYEFKDNSISVVSPGVAQGELVGGNLTMLCSTLGTQYEFDAMNKIIFIEDVSEHGYQIDRMLAQLKLAGKFNQCKGVIFGTFSNIDARKPFYPNRGYSIRELIHHYLADLGKPVVLGLPFGHINSKITLPIGINIELDTHKKTINFLESSIS, via the coding sequence ATGGACAGACGTAAATTTATAACAGCATCAACAGCTTGGTTGGCGGCTTCATCATTAATGGCTCATGATAAGTCCGGTTCACGATTTGACCCGCAAACCAACTCAATGTCTGCCCATACAAAAGGTATTGTCAAACCAAAGGGCATTTATCCCGGAGGAACAATAGCTATAACTGCACCGGCAAGCCCTACAAGTATGTACGAAATCCGCAACGGGCTGAGATTTTTCAAGGATATGGGATGTAAAATCGAGCTTGGTTCATCTATCAAAAATCAAAAAAATGAGAATCGATACCTATCAGGCACTGACCAACAGAGGGCTGATGAATTTATGGGATTTGTCGAACGCCCGGAAATCGAAGCAATAATAGCCGCAAGAGGCGGTTTTGGCACTATCAGAATGCTTGATTTATTAGATTATAATATTATTGCTGCTAACCCAAAAATCATAATGGGGTTTAGTGATGTGACAGCATTATTGAATGCAATTAGAATTAAATCATCGCTTGTGACCTATCACGGACCTGTAGCCTCAATGAGTTTCGATAATTTTACGCGAACAAATTTACGACAACTTATTTTTTCCGAACATGCTGTCCAATTCTACGAGTTCAAAGATAATAGCATCTCCGTCGTTTCACCCGGAGTAGCACAAGGCGAACTTGTTGGCGGTAATCTGACAATGCTGTGTTCTACATTGGGTACTCAATATGAATTTGACGCCATGAACAAAATCATTTTCATCGAAGATGTTTCCGAACACGGTTACCAAATTGACCGAATGTTGGCACAATTAAAATTAGCAGGAAAATTCAACCAATGCAAAGGTGTAATTTTTGGAACATTCAGTAACATTGATGCTCGTAAACCATTCTATCCTAATCGTGGGTATTCGATTCGCGAACTTATCCATCATTACTTAGCTGATTTGGGCAAACCCGTTGTATTGGGCTTACCTTTCGGGCATATTAATTCAAAGATTACATTGCCGATTGGAATCAATATCGAACTTGATACCCACAAAAAAACAATCAACTTTTTAGAATCTTCAATTTCATAA
- a CDS encoding choice-of-anchor D domain-containing protein, whose translation MKKLFLLCFLGLILINSSLKAQSFAVSEIVPDKFPRVGAFFSAYTVQGHHFTSLTPEDFVVIDNGLEIPKELVEIICESDAPVSVVLVLDRSSSMQDRVDGETKWSWAIDAAKTFINTIDLGVESQIAITSFAGTASVISPFSTNKKWLLDSLNKPIQIVGSTNFNVAFLDEIAGAITLLQDAPPGHKRAIVFLSDGAHESQGAPLQMSKIISEMNDNNIQLFSITLLSDKSNDLEYMSQMTGGKYVMVGTRNELSNIYKSFAETISYKVHCQIVWTNPDICDTVETSRRVSIRFVPLGKTTNKQYLVPFENIVYVDSDQKLIDFDNPDIGSYIERTVTITPRLKNLTTQDIRIVPPGYFKVVDWGDGVGNQPNYDFIMPVNVPRKITIRFTPQDEKIYRQAALLVDGLPCALEVDLFGGFQRIKLEKPEKNDVYSKCDSIAINWSGVTDETEVDIYYSIDNGKVWTLITTKQTGGSYTWYPDFKSENVKIRVRVSDKFTHKFAKSFGGNADVISTCIDASFNNLYIYMSGYFEGSMTIGNKTLTSIGKKDFFLAKFDSDGNLVWARSDGGFQHDDMAYGVAVDEEGNAYVVGTAYAGSKFGNTTPLFPYSSVPYFFIAKYSSKGDFLNLNYLGGEEKFEDFRPTPEKVSFRRVYGEQPKIYVEGTYTGNYTDYMIAKTLPAYPSARKFTAVFNERLNLIDLAPNQMNNIIYTSKLTFDSDFNQYQTGDFSGTIKIGEINLQSLGAKDSYLSKYGKLPVSESISEQFVIEQPQLSFAVPIVNFPDCTWGDSLEIVASGLIVNNSKLMTKITGAEIRDFGQSEMYLDFELMTNLIDEILEPGESIEVQFKFRPAYLNLRRAQFVVSGECMSDIKVELAGNGICGGLVLEEYDFGEVNLNKTVTDTIFCAFENNSNYRVFIDPKIRGTHLLDFVISFPAYVTRLNNRIMVEPGDCIDVIISFTPREMDERVADLNFYVESPCKNAVTVLKGFGISADVRVSSFDWERQRVNGTYNGEIVIRNNSNGIEYIDDIKFADNDGGAFTYNLQTPLPFSLAANGEERIPVTFNPTQEIDFDKEILVTVRSKTVDLVSKLEGIGYLPKLIATWQCGESVVVGQSTTAKLILENPSLSSDLSINEIFFELQNTEYAWQSGTNPTNITIAMEDRLEIPVTFTPAAGSDHLNTIIIMADNYDAKFVDEWRENRLSTDCDGINLSYGDRSAFGNKLICSESENSITITNTSKDSDIILYFSSHTISGDMGFSINATEDAIVKGGATFTFKVKFEPTRIGSYNSNLTIPNSASIPIEIELTGSAGELSIKPDKAEYTFDPGKVFDYNVFLQLPSLNDDALQSLKITISFDNSVIRYINQSFKSELNTNPANGDYWVWDKIEYIGFGQLELSGSGYVTSNQSFEAFKVQFMALLNDMGQSPIFATLDYDCYTAVNNLSVVNINEVCFNDNRIIYTASAIRFFLGMPSPNPALTDFKISYGIAFDSDVKLNITDIEGNVVMRLVDEMLKPAIYEIILNTADFSSGMYFIKMEAGPYIEVKSIMIAK comes from the coding sequence ATGAAAAAGTTGTTTCTACTTTGTTTTTTGGGCTTAATCCTCATTAATTCGAGCTTGAAAGCTCAAAGTTTTGCCGTTTCGGAAATCGTTCCGGATAAATTTCCAAGAGTAGGGGCATTTTTCAGCGCCTATACCGTCCAAGGTCATCATTTTACTAGTTTGACACCTGAAGATTTTGTTGTGATTGATAACGGTTTAGAGATACCAAAAGAATTAGTTGAAATCATTTGCGAATCTGATGCTCCCGTTAGTGTTGTATTGGTATTGGACAGAAGTAGTTCGATGCAAGATAGGGTTGACGGGGAGACGAAATGGAGTTGGGCAATTGATGCTGCCAAAACTTTTATCAATACTATTGATTTAGGTGTTGAGTCTCAAATTGCAATAACTTCATTTGCAGGCACAGCCTCAGTTATAAGCCCTTTTTCTACTAATAAAAAATGGCTTTTGGATTCTTTGAATAAGCCTATTCAAATAGTTGGAAGTACTAATTTCAACGTTGCATTTTTAGATGAAATCGCCGGTGCAATAACTTTATTACAAGATGCTCCTCCCGGGCATAAAAGAGCTATTGTATTTTTATCTGACGGGGCACATGAATCGCAAGGTGCGCCATTGCAGATGTCCAAAATAATCTCAGAAATGAATGACAACAATATTCAACTTTTTTCAATTACATTGCTTTCTGATAAAAGTAATGACTTAGAATATATGTCACAAATGACGGGTGGTAAGTATGTTATGGTTGGCACAAGAAATGAACTGAGTAATATTTATAAATCCTTTGCCGAAACTATATCTTATAAAGTTCATTGTCAAATTGTGTGGACAAATCCTGATATCTGCGATACAGTCGAAACATCACGTAGAGTATCAATTCGATTTGTACCATTAGGGAAGACTACAAATAAACAATATCTTGTTCCTTTCGAAAATATTGTCTATGTAGATTCAGACCAAAAACTAATTGATTTTGACAACCCCGATATAGGTTCATACATTGAACGTACGGTAACTATAACTCCAAGATTGAAAAATCTAACCACACAAGATATCAGAATCGTTCCACCCGGTTATTTTAAAGTAGTTGATTGGGGCGATGGAGTTGGAAATCAGCCTAATTATGATTTCATTATGCCTGTGAACGTACCCAGAAAAATTACAATAAGATTTACACCGCAAGACGAAAAAATATACCGCCAAGCGGCTTTACTTGTTGATGGATTGCCTTGTGCATTGGAAGTTGATTTGTTCGGTGGATTTCAACGGATTAAATTGGAAAAACCAGAAAAAAATGATGTTTATTCCAAATGCGATTCTATTGCAATTAATTGGAGTGGTGTCACTGATGAGACCGAAGTTGACATATATTATTCAATTGACAATGGAAAAGTATGGACTTTGATTACTACCAAGCAAACAGGCGGCTCTTATACTTGGTACCCGGATTTCAAGTCCGAAAATGTTAAAATCAGAGTTAGAGTTTCCGATAAATTTACACATAAATTTGCTAAAAGTTTTGGCGGCAATGCAGATGTTATATCAACCTGTATTGATGCATCTTTCAATAATTTATACATCTATATGTCCGGCTACTTTGAAGGTTCGATGACAATCGGAAATAAAACTCTCACAAGTATCGGCAAAAAAGATTTCTTCTTAGCCAAATTTGATAGTGATGGCAACTTGGTTTGGGCTCGTAGTGACGGTGGATTCCAACATGATGATATGGCTTATGGTGTGGCAGTTGACGAAGAAGGTAATGCATATGTTGTCGGTACAGCATACGCCGGTTCCAAATTCGGAAATACAACTCCCTTGTTTCCATATTCAAGTGTCCCGTATTTCTTCATCGCAAAATATTCTTCAAAGGGAGATTTTCTTAATTTGAACTATTTAGGTGGTGAAGAAAAGTTTGAAGATTTCAGACCAACTCCTGAAAAAGTATCTTTCCGTAGAGTTTATGGCGAGCAACCTAAAATCTATGTCGAAGGAACCTATACCGGAAATTATACCGATTATATGATTGCTAAAACGCTTCCTGCCTATCCAAGCGCAAGGAAATTCACTGCAGTATTTAATGAGAGATTGAATCTAATTGATTTGGCTCCAAACCAAATGAATAATATAATCTACACTTCAAAACTGACATTTGATTCTGACTTTAATCAATATCAGACAGGAGATTTTTCAGGAACAATCAAAATTGGCGAAATCAATCTTCAGTCCTTAGGAGCAAAAGATTCATACTTATCAAAATATGGTAAATTGCCTGTTAGTGAATCTATAAGCGAACAATTCGTAATCGAACAGCCTCAATTGAGCTTCGCAGTTCCAATTGTTAATTTTCCTGATTGCACATGGGGTGATTCTTTAGAAATTGTGGCTTCCGGCTTAATTGTCAATAATAGCAAGTTAATGACAAAAATTACAGGAGCTGAAATTAGAGATTTTGGTCAAAGTGAAATGTATTTAGATTTCGAACTCATGACTAATCTTATTGATGAAATATTAGAACCCGGAGAATCAATCGAAGTTCAATTCAAATTCCGTCCGGCATATCTGAATTTACGTAGGGCTCAATTTGTTGTTTCCGGTGAGTGTATGAGTGATATTAAAGTTGAACTTGCCGGCAATGGTATTTGCGGTGGTTTAGTGCTCGAAGAATATGATTTTGGTGAAGTTAATCTCAATAAAACTGTCACCGACACAATTTTTTGCGCCTTTGAAAATAATTCAAATTATCGAGTTTTTATCGACCCCAAAATTCGTGGAACACATCTGCTTGATTTTGTCATTTCGTTCCCTGCTTATGTAACTCGGCTTAATAACAGAATCATGGTTGAACCGGGCGATTGTATTGATGTAATAATATCTTTTACACCACGAGAAATGGATGAAAGAGTTGCTGATTTGAATTTCTATGTCGAATCTCCTTGCAAAAATGCCGTGACGGTTCTCAAAGGGTTCGGAATTTCCGCAGATGTTCGTGTCTCATCATTCGATTGGGAACGCCAACGAGTTAACGGCACATATAACGGCGAAATCGTCATTCGCAATAATAGTAACGGAATCGAATATATTGATGACATTAAATTTGCAGATAATGATGGCGGTGCCTTTACTTATAATTTGCAAACTCCACTGCCATTTTCATTGGCTGCAAACGGGGAAGAAAGAATCCCTGTGACTTTCAATCCAACTCAAGAAATTGATTTTGATAAAGAAATTCTGGTTACAGTCAGGTCAAAAACTGTAGATTTGGTCTCCAAATTGGAAGGAATAGGTTATTTGCCAAAACTTATTGCAACTTGGCAATGTGGCGAATCTGTCGTAGTCGGTCAATCTACTACAGCTAAGCTGATTCTCGAAAATCCCAGCTTATCATCGGATTTATCCATTAATGAAATTTTCTTCGAATTGCAAAATACTGAATACGCTTGGCAATCAGGAACCAATCCGACAAATATTACTATTGCTATGGAGGATAGACTCGAAATTCCTGTGACATTCACTCCAGCAGCCGGAAGCGACCATTTGAATACAATAATAATTATGGCTGATAACTATGACGCCAAATTTGTTGATGAATGGCGTGAAAATCGTTTGAGCACTGATTGTGACGGTATCAATTTATCTTACGGTGACCGCTCCGCATTTGGCAACAAATTGATTTGTTCGGAAAGTGAAAATTCGATTACAATTACAAATACAAGTAAAGATAGTGATATAATTTTATATTTCTCGTCTCATACTATTTCCGGCGATATGGGATTCTCTATTAATGCTACGGAAGACGCAATTGTGAAAGGCGGCGCAACATTCACTTTCAAGGTGAAATTTGAACCTACACGAATTGGCTCATATAATTCAAATTTGACAATTCCAAATTCTGCTTCTATTCCAATCGAAATCGAACTTACGGGTTCAGCCGGAGAATTGTCAATCAAACCCGATAAGGCAGAATATACTTTCGACCCGGGCAAAGTTTTTGATTATAATGTATTCCTACAATTACCAAGTCTTAATGATGATGCCTTGCAGAGTTTGAAAATTACAATTAGTTTTGATAATAGTGTAATTCGATACATTAATCAATCATTTAAATCGGAATTGAATACTAATCCCGCAAATGGTGATTATTGGGTATGGGACAAAATTGAATACATCGGTTTCGGTCAGTTAGAATTATCAGGTAGTGGTTATGTGACAAGTAATCAAAGCTTTGAAGCATTCAAAGTCCAATTTATGGCATTATTGAACGATATGGGGCAATCTCCAATTTTTGCAACTCTTGATTACGATTGTTATACAGCGGTGAATAATTTATCGGTTGTTAATATAAACGAAGTTTGCTTCAATGATAATCGAATTATTTATACTGCATCTGCTATCAGGTTCTTCCTCGGAATGCCATCACCAAATCCTGCACTTACGGATTTCAAGATAAGCTATGGAATAGCTTTCGATTCCGATGTTAAGCTTAACATTACTGATATTGAGGGTAATGTGGTGATGAGGCTCGTTGACGAAATGTTGAAACCGGCAATTTATGAAATTATATTGAATACTGCAGACTTCAGTTCGGGTATGTATTTTATTAAAATGGAAGCAGGTCCATATATTGAAGTGAAATCAATCATGATTGCGAAGTAA
- a CDS encoding ATP-binding protein produces MRPNKLLELVAEGESSIMEFKRKSTTPFKLAKEISALANTKGGMLLIGVDDDGTIYGIESEKTEIEAVEVACGFHIDPPIEPIIEVISVKGKDVLFVQINEGEHKPHKLKIEDPDTKQIHHRAYIRIGEQSVEASREMYRLMKNSTAGKPLKISIGENERRLFDYLEKKDRITIKDFSHLVNISERRAERMMIKLVQAGVLHIHNDSTRDYFTLV; encoded by the coding sequence ATGAGACCGAACAAACTACTCGAATTGGTTGCTGAAGGTGAATCTTCCATAATGGAGTTTAAGCGCAAATCAACTACCCCATTCAAACTTGCCAAAGAAATTTCAGCATTAGCCAATACCAAAGGCGGAATGCTCTTAATTGGTGTTGATGACGATGGTACAATCTACGGAATTGAAAGCGAAAAAACTGAAATTGAAGCAGTAGAAGTGGCTTGTGGGTTCCATATAGACCCTCCTATTGAGCCTATCATCGAAGTTATCAGTGTTAAAGGCAAAGATGTATTATTTGTACAGATAAATGAAGGTGAGCACAAACCACATAAATTGAAGATTGAAGACCCAGACACTAAGCAGATTCATCACAGAGCATATATTAGAATCGGTGAGCAGTCTGTCGAAGCCAGTCGGGAAATGTATCGTTTGATGAAAAATTCTACAGCAGGAAAGCCACTCAAAATCAGCATCGGTGAAAATGAAAGACGTTTGTTTGATTATCTCGAAAAAAAAGACCGTATTACAATTAAGGACTTTTCACATTTGGTAAACATCTCCGAGAGGCGCGCTGAACGTATGATGATTAAATTAGTCCAAGCCGGTGTGCTTCATATTCACAATGATTCTACAAGAGATTATTTCACTTTAGTATAA
- the def gene encoding peptide deformylase — protein sequence MIIPIYNCFHPILRQEAVQVTEFNQNVADLVANMYDTLYNISNGVGLAGNQVGSNDALFIVDLNVGSDEKKPNPITIINPEIIFYSDEESEESEGCLSIPEFFEKVVRPESIQIRYYDLDMKEYNTEVSGFLARVMQHEFDHLKGKLIFDKITPLRRALAKSKLNKIKRGDLLPNYPMIMPDGTLIEPEIEE from the coding sequence ATGATAATTCCGATATATAACTGTTTTCACCCGATACTCCGACAAGAAGCTGTACAAGTCACCGAATTCAATCAAAATGTAGCAGATTTAGTCGCCAATATGTACGACACATTGTATAATATTTCCAATGGTGTTGGACTTGCCGGCAACCAAGTCGGGAGCAATGATGCCCTGTTTATCGTTGATTTGAACGTCGGCAGCGATGAAAAAAAGCCTAATCCGATTACTATCATCAATCCTGAAATAATTTTCTATTCGGACGAAGAGTCCGAAGAAAGCGAAGGATGCTTGAGTATTCCTGAATTTTTCGAGAAAGTTGTCAGACCCGAATCAATTCAGATTCGTTATTACGACTTGGATATGAAGGAATACAACACTGAGGTTTCAGGATTTTTGGCTCGAGTAATGCAACATGAATTCGACCATTTGAAGGGAAAATTGATTTTCGACAAGATAACACCACTAAGAAGAGCATTAGCCAAGAGCAAATTGAACAAAATCAAACGCGGCGATTTATTGCCAAACTACCCTATGATTATGCCTGACGGGACATTGATTGAACCTGAGATTGAAGAATAA
- the murD gene encoding UDP-N-acetylmuramoyl-L-alanine--D-glutamate ligase translates to MKKVLVIGAGKSGVAAAKLAKRKGNDVILTESKAASQFVDLIAELTELGIDCQFGENKLELLEHCELIITSPGVPPEAEILVTASVHNIEIISELEYASQFIENPIIAITGTNGKTTTTSLIEFVLNNAGKKAIACGNIGIPMSDLVNNVEKETILVVEASSYQLDRIKNFHPEVALILNITPDHLKYHGTMEAYVESKWKITLNQNEKNLLVLNRDDEILWKNILGTNAKIAFVSMSSVDRGIYTRDGIIFINAADKEEVLMPVADLGLPGIHNAYNSMAAALAVRAFELSNEDIRDGLSKFKGVEHRLEFVRSINGVDFVNDSKATNVNATWYALQAYNAPIVWIAGGRADGNDYSALDAVVDANVKSIIAMGEEADNIFNHFCTAKRCIKVMDLDEALSVALEEAENGDKVVFTPACKSFDMFMNFEHRGDVFKEIVNRF, encoded by the coding sequence ATGAAAAAAGTGTTAGTAATAGGTGCCGGCAAAAGTGGGGTTGCAGCTGCAAAACTTGCCAAAAGAAAGGGTAATGATGTTATCTTGACCGAATCAAAGGCTGCGTCTCAGTTTGTTGATTTGATTGCCGAACTCACTGAACTTGGTATTGATTGCCAATTCGGCGAAAATAAGCTTGAATTGTTAGAACATTGCGAACTTATCATCACTTCTCCCGGTGTACCACCTGAAGCTGAAATATTAGTGACAGCTTCAGTACATAATATCGAAATCATCAGCGAATTGGAGTATGCTTCTCAGTTTATAGAAAATCCTATTATTGCAATCACAGGTACAAACGGCAAAACCACTACAACTTCGCTAATCGAATTCGTACTGAATAATGCCGGAAAAAAAGCAATCGCTTGCGGAAATATCGGTATTCCGATGTCCGACCTTGTTAATAATGTAGAAAAAGAAACTATTTTAGTTGTAGAAGCAAGTAGTTATCAATTAGACAGAATTAAAAATTTTCACCCGGAAGTGGCTCTGATACTGAATATTACGCCCGACCATCTCAAATATCATGGTACGATGGAGGCATATGTGGAATCAAAGTGGAAAATTACTTTGAATCAAAATGAAAAAAATTTGTTAGTTTTAAATAGAGACGATGAGATATTATGGAAAAACATTTTGGGAACGAATGCCAAAATAGCTTTTGTCTCGATGTCATCGGTGGATAGGGGGATATATACACGCGACGGCATAATATTTATAAATGCAGCAGATAAAGAGGAGGTACTTATGCCGGTAGCCGATTTAGGATTACCAGGTATCCACAATGCCTACAACTCGATGGCGGCAGCCTTAGCTGTTCGCGCTTTTGAGTTGAGCAATGAAGATATTCGAGACGGATTATCAAAATTCAAGGGTGTCGAGCACCGCTTGGAATTTGTCCGTTCTATTAATGGAGTTGATTTTGTCAATGATTCCAAAGCCACAAATGTCAATGCCACTTGGTACGCACTCCAAGCTTATAACGCACCTATTGTTTGGATTGCAGGTGGCAGAGCAGACGGCAACGATTATTCTGCTTTGGATGCAGTAGTCGATGCCAATGTCAAATCCATCATTGCGATGGGTGAAGAAGCCGACAATATATTCAATCATTTTTGCACTGCCAAAAGGTGCATAAAAGTTATGGATTTGGACGAAGCACTTTCAGTAGCTTTAGAAGAAGCTGAAAATGGTGATAAAGTTGTGTTTACACCTGCTTGCAAGTCATTCGATATGTTCATGAATTTTGAGCATAGGGGAGACGTTTTTAAAGAAATTGTAAACCGATTCTGA